DNA from Micromonospora nigra:
AGATCGGCACCGGTCATTGCGAAACCGGGGCCGACCTGTCGTCGAGGGTCAGGCGGGAATGGTCACCAACGGGCTCGCCACCCCGTCACGGTCCACCGACTGCACCTGGAAGTGCCGGATGTCGTCCAGCGGTGTCGCCGTGGAGCCGGACAGCTGCAACGGCTGCGGGTTCTCCGTCGTGCCGTACCCCTGCTCGGGCACCAGCCAGGTGGAGACGATCTCGGTGGAACCGTTGGTCCGCACCACCACCAGCTGACACACCCGGGGCCCGGGCAACCGGGCCAGGTTGAAGTCCGCACGGGTGCCGAAGTCCTTGCTGACCAGCCAGAACGTCGCCTGCACGCCCGTGCTCGGGTCGGTGACGTTCTTCTTCTCGCCCTCCTGCTCGAAGGGGCCACCGACGTTCGGATCACCCGGGTCGCTGGACCGCACCACGGTCGGCTCACCCACCGACGCACCCGTGGACGGCTCGGCGACCACGGTCGGCGACCCGTCGCCACCGACCACGTTGGCGAACCCGATCCCCGTCACCGCACCGAACACCACCACGGCGGCGGCCGTCGCGAACAACTGCCGGACCCGGTTACGCCGTCGGTGCGCCCGGACCGCCACCAGCGTCCGGTCCAGCAGCAGGGGATCCGTGCGCGTCTGCTCCATCGCCGCCATCGACTCGCCGTCGATGTCCGACAGCAGCCCGACGACCGGCACCATCGTCTCCAGTTCGGCGGCACACGCCCAGCACGAAGCGAGGTGTTCCTCGAACCGTTCCGTGTCCTGCTCGTCCAGGACGCCGAGCGCGTATGCGGCGACGTCCATGTGGTCGACCCGGCTCATTCCGTCACCCCCCTTTCCTGCAGAGCTGTGCGCAGCGCGCGCAGCGCGTAGTAGACGCGGGACTTGGCCGTCCCGAGCGGCAGCCCCAGTTCCTCGGCCGCCTCCGGCACCGTCCTTCCCCGGAAGTACGTCGCCACCAGGATCTCCCGGTGGGAATGACTCAGCGTACGCAGTGCGTCCGCCACCGTCATCGTGCGCAGCACCTTGTCGGTGCTGTCGGACTCCGGGAACAGGGTCAGGTCGCGGTCGTAGGTCTCCGCCGGCCGGGCCTGCTCGCTACGGTGCTCGTCGATCGCGATCCGCCGGGCCACCGTGACCAGCCACGGCCGCAGCGAACCCTGGCCCTGCGCCCCCAGCCGGTGGGCGTTGCGCCAGGCCCGCAGCAGCGTCTCCTGGACGATGTCCTCGGCCCGCTGCCGGTCCCCGCCGGTCAGCCGCATGACGAACATCAGCAGCGGGCCGGCGTGTTCGGCGTAGAGCTGACGGACCAGTTGATCGGAGTGGGCGGCCTCGGTGGACGCCGCCTGATGGCGTCCGGGTGCCGGTCGAGGCGTCACCGGGCCATTCTGGCGAGCCGCCGTGCGGGAGTCGACCCCGCGGGCAGACGTGGTCGGCCGCGACTGGGAACGCGCGGACATCCAGTCCGGGCGGACCCTGTCGCCGTGCCAGCCGGCCGCCACCGCATGCATGCAGACCTCCGGGTGTCCGATCGAGCCCTGTCCCCCCAAGGGCATGGCCGCCCCTGGATACGCACGGGCGGCGCGAACGGATCAACGGCGCACGGAAAAAGTCCCTGACGGCGGGGGAGGGGAGCCGGTGGCGTCCCCGTCGTGCACCACGGGAGCGCCACCTTCGAAGCGGTCGAGTTCCGCCCCGGCCAGCACCCGACCGGGAAACCAGTCGCCGGCCGCCCGCCGGGTCAGCTCCGCCACCGGTGGCTCGCCCCGGCCCGCGACCAGCACCAGATTCCCGTGCCGGCGCCCGCGCAGCACCGCCGCGTCGGCGACCAGGCAGGCCCGGGGCAACACCCGGCGTA
Protein-coding regions in this window:
- a CDS encoding sigma-70 family RNA polymerase sigma factor, translating into MHAVAAGWHGDRVRPDWMSARSQSRPTTSARGVDSRTAARQNGPVTPRPAPGRHQAASTEAAHSDQLVRQLYAEHAGPLLMFVMRLTGGDRQRAEDIVQETLLRAWRNAHRLGAQGQGSLRPWLVTVARRIAIDEHRSEQARPAETYDRDLTLFPESDSTDKVLRTMTVADALRTLSHSHREILVATYFRGRTVPEAAEELGLPLGTAKSRVYYALRALRTALQERGVTE
- a CDS encoding anti-sigma factor family protein, producing the protein MSRVDHMDVAAYALGVLDEQDTERFEEHLASCWACAAELETMVPVVGLLSDIDGESMAAMEQTRTDPLLLDRTLVAVRAHRRRNRVRQLFATAAAVVVFGAVTGIGFANVVGGDGSPTVVAEPSTGASVGEPTVVRSSDPGDPNVGGPFEQEGEKKNVTDPSTGVQATFWLVSKDFGTRADFNLARLPGPRVCQLVVVRTNGSTEIVSTWLVPEQGYGTTENPQPLQLSGSTATPLDDIRHFQVQSVDRDGVASPLVTIPA